The following proteins are co-located in the Streptomyces sp. DT2A-34 genome:
- a CDS encoding cysteine dioxygenase family protein encodes MNSDSDLQIAGDILEVPHLLQAPREHPATVAEFAGLARSIAADRAQWEHLVRYDATTRWYHRLRTGPGYEVWLLSWVPGQGSGLHDHGPSSGVLTVLDGTLTERTERGTRVLAAGTQRVFAPGYTHEVVNDALEPAVSLHVYYPGLTEMPMHTSSACEARTEPRPVTA; translated from the coding sequence ATGAACAGCGACAGCGACCTCCAGATCGCCGGCGACATCCTCGAAGTCCCGCACCTCCTCCAGGCTCCGCGCGAGCACCCGGCCACCGTCGCCGAGTTCGCCGGCCTGGCCCGCTCCATCGCCGCCGACCGCGCCCAGTGGGAGCACCTCGTCCGGTACGACGCCACCACGCGCTGGTACCACCGGCTGCGCACCGGCCCCGGCTACGAGGTGTGGCTGCTGTCCTGGGTGCCCGGACAGGGCAGCGGACTGCACGACCACGGCCCCTCCTCCGGCGTCCTGACGGTCCTGGACGGCACGCTGACCGAGCGCACGGAGCGCGGCACGCGCGTGTTGGCGGCGGGAACGCAGCGGGTGTTCGCGCCGGGGTACACGCACGAGGTCGTCAACGACGCGCTGGAGCCGGCGGTGAGCCTGCACGTGTACTACCCGGGCCTGACGGAGATGCCGATGCACACGTCGTCGGCCTGCGAGGCGCGTACGGAGCCGCGTCCTGTGACTGCCTGA
- the cofD gene encoding 2-phospho-L-lactate transferase yields the protein MRIVVLAGGIGGARFLRGLKRAVPDADITVIGNTGDDIHLFGLKVCPDLDTVMYTLGGGINEEQGWGRADETFHLKEELAAYGVGPEWFGLGDRDFATHIVRTQMIGAGYPLSAVTEALCDRWKPGVRLIPMTDDRVETHVAIEVDGERRAVHFQEYWVRLRASVPAEAIVPVGAEQAKPAPGVLEAVAEADVILFPPSNPVVSVGTILAVPGIREAIAEAGVPVVGLSPIVGDTPVRGMADKVLAAVGVESTAAAVAEHYGSGLLDGWLVDTVDAGAVERVEAAGIRCRAVPLMMTDVDATAQMAREALALAEEVRGA from the coding sequence ATGCGCATTGTGGTTCTGGCAGGCGGCATCGGTGGTGCCCGGTTCCTGCGCGGTCTGAAGCGGGCCGTGCCGGACGCGGACATCACGGTCATCGGCAACACCGGGGACGACATCCACCTCTTCGGGCTGAAGGTCTGCCCGGACCTCGACACGGTGATGTACACGCTCGGCGGCGGCATCAACGAGGAGCAGGGCTGGGGCCGGGCCGACGAGACCTTCCATCTGAAGGAGGAGCTCGCGGCGTACGGCGTGGGACCGGAGTGGTTCGGGCTCGGCGACCGGGACTTCGCCACACACATCGTGCGGACGCAGATGATCGGCGCCGGATACCCGCTCAGCGCGGTGACGGAGGCGCTGTGCGACCGCTGGAAGCCGGGAGTGCGTCTCATCCCCATGACCGACGACCGCGTCGAGACGCATGTCGCGATCGAGGTGGACGGCGAGCGCAGGGCCGTCCACTTCCAGGAGTACTGGGTGCGGCTGCGGGCCTCGGTGCCGGCGGAGGCGATCGTGCCGGTCGGCGCGGAGCAGGCCAAGCCGGCGCCGGGCGTCCTGGAGGCCGTCGCCGAGGCGGACGTCATCCTCTTCCCGCCGTCCAACCCGGTCGTCTCGGTCGGCACGATCCTCGCCGTGCCCGGCATCCGGGAGGCGATCGCCGAGGCCGGGGTGCCGGTGGTGGGCCTGTCCCCCATCGTCGGGGACACGCCCGTGCGCGGGATGGCCGACAAGGTGCTCGCGGCGGTCGGCGTGGAGTCGACGGCCGCGGCGGTCGCCGAGCACTACGGCTCGGGACTGCTGGACGGCTGGCTCGTCGACACCGTCGACGCGGGTGCCGTGGAGCGGGTCGAGGCGGCCGGCATCCGCTGCCGGGCCGTACCGCTGATGATGACCGACGTCGACGCGACCGCGCAGATGGCCCGGGAGGCGCTGGCGCTGGCGGAGGAGGTGCGGGGGGCTTGA
- a CDS encoding LCP family protein: MTDSARTRRGASASSRGPMRRWVRRGALGIGLVLVAAGGAGWAVYAKLDSNITPDEAAAAELTRYEKERPTSLVRDARNILLIGSDSRAGKGNRRYGRDSGTERSDTAILLHLSAGRRSATAVSIPRDLMVDVPGCRRPDGSRSKPMFAMFNYAFQVGGSACTVRTVERLTNIRVDHHVVVDFHGFKEMVDALDGVEICLTEPIDDKAAKLRLPAGKVTLNGEQALGYVRARKSLGDGSDTDRMERQQRFLAALVQKVQSNDVLLNPVRLYPVLDAATSSLTTDPALASLRGLYELVRGVRDIPTERVQFLTVPRESYIYNANRDQLVEPEAERLFERLRVDAPVEVVNSPETSPGAPHTSPHRSSHYGDGKAAAERPDDHAGPTPPAPTFRGNTAAENPCE; this comes from the coding sequence ATGACCGACTCCGCACGCACGCGCCGGGGGGCGTCGGCCAGCAGCAGGGGGCCCATGCGGCGGTGGGTGCGGCGTGGGGCCCTGGGGATCGGGCTCGTGCTCGTCGCCGCTGGCGGGGCGGGGTGGGCCGTATACGCCAAGCTCGACTCCAACATCACGCCCGACGAGGCCGCCGCCGCCGAACTCACCCGGTACGAGAAGGAGCGCCCCACCTCACTGGTGCGCGACGCGCGGAACATCCTGCTCATCGGCTCGGATTCGAGGGCGGGCAAGGGAAACCGGCGCTACGGACGCGACTCCGGGACCGAGCGGTCCGACACCGCCATCCTGCTGCACCTCTCCGCGGGGCGCCGCAGCGCCACCGCCGTCTCGATACCCCGCGATCTGATGGTGGACGTCCCCGGCTGCCGGCGCCCCGACGGCAGCCGTAGCAAGCCCATGTTCGCGATGTTCAACTACGCCTTCCAGGTCGGCGGTTCGGCCTGCACCGTCCGTACCGTGGAGCGGCTCACGAACATCCGCGTCGACCACCATGTGGTCGTCGACTTCCACGGTTTCAAGGAGATGGTCGACGCCCTCGACGGCGTGGAGATCTGCCTCACCGAGCCCATCGACGACAAGGCCGCCAAGCTGAGGCTCCCCGCCGGAAAGGTGACGCTCAACGGCGAGCAGGCCCTCGGCTACGTCCGCGCCCGCAAATCCCTCGGCGACGGCAGCGACACCGACCGCATGGAGCGCCAGCAACGATTCCTCGCCGCGCTCGTCCAGAAGGTGCAGAGCAATGACGTACTGCTGAATCCGGTCAGGCTCTACCCCGTCCTGGACGCCGCCACGTCCTCCCTCACCACCGACCCCGCCCTGGCAAGCTTGCGCGGTTTGTACGAACTCGTCCGCGGCGTGCGCGACATCCCCACCGAACGCGTGCAATTCCTCACCGTCCCTCGGGAGTCGTACATCTACAACGCCAATCGCGACCAACTCGTGGAGCCCGAGGCCGAGCGCCTCTTCGAGCGCCTGCGCGTCGACGCCCCGGTGGAAGTCGTGAATTCGCCCGAAACATCCCCCGGCGCTCCGCACACATCTCCGCACAGGAGTTCGCATTACGGCGACGGAAAGGCAGCCGCCGAGCGTCCCGACGACCACGCGGGACCCACTCCCCCGGCACCCACCTTCCGCGGTAACACCGCCGCCGAGAACCCCTGCGAGTAA
- a CDS encoding TIGR03089 family protein: protein MNATDRTPADLLRSALAADPGRPLVTFYDDATGERVELSVATFANWVAKTANLLQGDLGAGPGDRVTLLLPAHWQTAVWLLACASVGTIADVGGDPAAADVVVSGPDTLEAARACRGERVALALRPLGGRFPQPPAGFADYAVEVPGQGDRFAPYAPVDPEDPALIVAGREFSGAEVVERARAEATGLGLTGPGSRILSSLPYDTWEGLNAGLYAALATDGSVVLCRHLESLNEDALAKRIESERVTTTAR from the coding sequence GTGAACGCCACCGATCGCACCCCTGCCGACCTGCTGCGTTCCGCGCTCGCCGCGGATCCCGGACGTCCCCTGGTGACCTTCTACGACGACGCCACCGGGGAACGCGTCGAATTGTCCGTGGCCACCTTCGCCAATTGGGTGGCCAAGACCGCGAATCTGCTCCAGGGCGACCTCGGGGCCGGGCCGGGTGACCGGGTCACGCTGCTGCTGCCCGCCCACTGGCAGACGGCGGTCTGGCTGCTGGCGTGTGCGTCGGTGGGCACGATCGCGGACGTGGGCGGGGATCCGGCGGCGGCCGACGTGGTCGTGAGCGGGCCGGACACGCTGGAGGCGGCGCGGGCGTGCCGGGGGGAGCGGGTCGCGTTGGCGCTACGGCCGTTGGGGGGCCGCTTTCCGCAGCCGCCGGCCGGCTTCGCCGACTACGCCGTGGAAGTGCCGGGTCAGGGCGACCGTTTCGCCCCGTACGCGCCGGTCGACCCCGAGGATCCCGCCCTGATCGTGGCCGGCCGGGAGTTCAGCGGCGCCGAGGTCGTCGAACGCGCCCGCGCCGAGGCGACGGGGCTGGGCCTCACGGGCCCGGGCTCCCGCATCCTGTCGTCCCTTCCCTACGACACCTGGGAGGGCCTCAACGCCGGCCTGTACGCGGCGCTGGCGACCGACGGCTCGGTGGTCCTGTGCCGCCACCTCGAGTCACTGAACGAGGACGCCCTCGCCAAGCGCATCGAAAGCGAGCGGGTGACGACGACGGCGCGATAG
- a CDS encoding LCP family protein — protein sequence MDAQGRGRADDIDPADQWVLNPNTGEYELRLTPSAPQSSVPGPRRSASRAGAGARAAGAPATAGAGGSGAGGAGRGRTTTPGRETRPASPGREVPPQRRRRGAPEEPPPGRRGRRAPVKKSKAKKAVLWTGGIMAFVVVAAATGAYLYIEHLNDNIQSVSDDGASTGGFQKDKAINILLIGTDKRTGAGNDKYGDSGSAGHADTTILLHVSKDRSNATALSIPRDLIVDIPDCQTTQEDGTQRVIPGETGVRFNTSLGQEGRTPSCTMRTVTELTGIKPDNFMVADFNAVKTLTTAVGGVEVCLAKDIDDPDSHLKLSEGKHVIEGEQALAFVRTRHSVGFGGDLSRIGLQQQFLSALMRKLKSNDTLTSPSKMIKLAEAGTEALTVDSNLDSIDKLKDLGLELGKLNTKNLTFTTIPVIDNPAEKVKATVVLNETTAPQVFQAIQNDVSFTEVKQQKKKEAAAVSARLKGTKADPSEVRVQVYNGGAPAGSAQETLTWLQTEEGVTKSENAGNASTTLSKTTLEYAPDQADQARRLAAIMGLSGSAMKPGKSVTNSQGLPTMTLTLGKDFKGAGVSLTAPTKAPDVEKSTADKVECAK from the coding sequence GTGGACGCGCAAGGCCGTGGGCGGGCGGACGACATCGACCCCGCAGACCAGTGGGTGCTCAATCCGAATACCGGCGAATACGAACTGCGACTGACTCCTTCCGCACCGCAGTCGTCGGTTCCGGGACCCCGTAGATCCGCTTCCCGCGCAGGCGCCGGAGCGCGTGCCGCCGGGGCGCCGGCCACCGCGGGCGCCGGAGGTTCAGGCGCCGGTGGCGCTGGGCGCGGCCGGACCACGACCCCGGGGCGCGAGACGCGGCCGGCGTCGCCGGGCCGTGAGGTCCCCCCGCAGCGCAGGCGCCGGGGCGCGCCCGAGGAGCCGCCGCCGGGGCGGCGCGGTCGCCGGGCTCCGGTGAAGAAGAGCAAGGCGAAGAAGGCCGTGCTCTGGACCGGCGGAATCATGGCGTTCGTGGTGGTGGCCGCGGCGACCGGCGCGTACCTCTACATCGAGCACCTCAACGACAACATCCAGTCCGTCTCCGACGACGGCGCGAGCACCGGTGGCTTCCAGAAGGACAAGGCCATCAACATCCTGCTCATCGGCACGGACAAGCGCACGGGCGCGGGCAACGACAAGTACGGCGACTCGGGCAGCGCCGGGCACGCCGACACCACGATCCTGCTGCACGTCTCCAAGGACCGCTCGAACGCGACCGCGCTCAGCATCCCCCGCGACCTGATCGTCGACATCCCGGACTGCCAGACCACGCAGGAGGACGGCACCCAGAGGGTCATCCCGGGCGAGACCGGCGTCCGCTTCAACACCAGCCTCGGCCAGGAGGGCCGTACGCCCAGCTGCACCATGCGAACGGTCACCGAGCTGACCGGGATCAAGCCGGACAACTTCATGGTGGCCGACTTCAACGCGGTGAAGACGCTGACGACGGCGGTCGGCGGCGTCGAGGTGTGCCTGGCCAAGGACATCGACGACCCCGACTCCCACCTCAAGCTCAGCGAGGGCAAGCACGTCATCGAGGGCGAGCAGGCGCTGGCCTTCGTCCGCACCCGGCACTCCGTGGGCTTCGGCGGTGACCTGAGCCGGATCGGGCTCCAGCAGCAGTTCCTCAGCGCGCTGATGCGGAAGCTGAAGTCCAACGACACGCTCACCAGCCCGTCCAAGATGATCAAGCTGGCCGAGGCGGGCACCGAGGCGCTGACCGTCGACAGCAACCTCGACAGCATCGACAAGCTGAAGGACCTCGGCCTGGAGCTGGGCAAGCTCAACACCAAGAACCTGACCTTCACCACGATTCCGGTGATCGACAACCCGGCCGAGAAGGTGAAGGCGACCGTCGTACTCAACGAGACGACAGCCCCCCAGGTCTTCCAGGCGATCCAGAACGACGTCTCCTTCACCGAGGTCAAGCAGCAGAAGAAGAAGGAGGCCGCCGCCGTGTCCGCCCGGCTGAAGGGCACCAAGGCCGACCCCTCCGAGGTGCGGGTGCAGGTCTACAACGGCGGGGCGCCCGCGGGCAGCGCCCAGGAGACCCTCACCTGGCTGCAGACCGAGGAGGGCGTGACCAAGTCCGAGAACGCGGGCAACGCCTCGACGACGCTGTCGAAGACGACGCTCGAGTACGCACCGGACCAGGCGGACCAGGCACGCCGGCTCGCCGCCATCATGGGGCTCTCCGGGTCCGCGATGAAGCCCGGCAAGAGCGTGACCAACTCCCAGGGCCTGCCCACGATGACCCTGACGCTGGGCAAGGACTTCAAGGGTGCGGGCGTGTCCCTCACGGCTCCGACCAAGGCACCCGACGTGGAGAAGTCCACGGCGGACAAGGTCGAGTGCGCGAAGTAG
- a CDS encoding N-acetylmuramoyl-L-alanine amidase, producing MRGFLASLIGVTCAAALALPLTPPAVASTARPAFSAEAATRGEAVAGPAVRQEDAESYVPGSTQSMPLAPLTPLARDRVVGAPAIEGLSPRDVRHFSLVGVVWDDPDAELHGRVQVRTRAVGTGTWSDWQDVETHNGEHAADPGSVERTSGRVRGSTAPLWVGESDAVEVRVTAQAVEAGSKDGARGPGSGDPTPPAGTGVVSPLPAGLRLELVDPGEAAPAPDDPGAPRPGSLQTETAETAEALGASAADTAASAANAELAPLGIAAIPALGRAETERELLALRGDELTQAQRAKPYIGPRPRIVTRRGWGANEGWRERQFVYTKKVKAAFVHHTATGSKYWCSQVPSLIRGIYRYHVKSMGWRDIGYNFLVDKCGNIYEGRAGGVAKPVLGAHTLGFNTNSMGIAVLGSYGSTKPTKASVKAVARLTAWKLGLFGVNPRGKTYLKSAGGNLYRKGKNVRLNAISGHRDGFLTECPGRQLYRKLGTARATAARYQGR from the coding sequence ATGCGTGGATTTCTTGCTTCCTTGATCGGTGTCACGTGCGCGGCCGCTCTAGCCCTCCCGCTCACCCCACCCGCCGTCGCGTCGACCGCGAGACCGGCGTTCAGTGCGGAAGCGGCCACGCGCGGGGAGGCGGTGGCCGGGCCGGCGGTGCGTCAGGAGGACGCCGAGTCGTACGTTCCCGGCAGCACCCAGTCGATGCCCCTCGCCCCGCTCACCCCCCTCGCCCGTGACCGCGTCGTCGGCGCCCCCGCCATAGAGGGCCTGTCCCCACGAGACGTACGGCACTTCTCCCTCGTAGGCGTCGTCTGGGACGACCCGGACGCCGAACTGCACGGCCGCGTCCAGGTCCGCACCCGCGCCGTCGGCACGGGCACCTGGTCCGACTGGCAGGACGTCGAGACGCACAACGGCGAGCACGCGGCCGACCCCGGCAGCGTCGAACGCACCTCCGGCCGGGTGCGCGGCTCCACGGCACCGTTGTGGGTCGGGGAGTCGGACGCCGTGGAGGTGCGGGTGACGGCGCAGGCCGTCGAGGCCGGGTCCAAGGACGGCGCACGGGGGCCGGGCAGCGGTGATCCGACCCCGCCGGCCGGCACCGGCGTCGTCTCTCCGCTCCCCGCCGGCCTTCGCCTCGAACTCGTCGATCCCGGCGAAGCCGCCCCCGCGCCGGACGACCCCGGCGCCCCCCGTCCCGGATCCCTGCAGACCGAGACCGCCGAGACCGCGGAGGCGCTCGGCGCCTCCGCCGCCGACACGGCCGCCTCCGCCGCCAACGCCGAACTCGCGCCCCTCGGCATCGCGGCGATCCCCGCACTCGGCCGGGCCGAGACCGAACGGGAGCTGCTGGCCCTGCGCGGTGACGAGTTGACGCAGGCGCAGCGGGCGAAGCCGTACATCGGGCCGCGGCCGCGCATCGTCACCCGGCGCGGCTGGGGCGCGAACGAGGGGTGGCGGGAGCGGCAGTTCGTCTACACGAAGAAGGTGAAGGCGGCCTTCGTCCATCACACGGCGACCGGCAGCAAGTACTGGTGCTCGCAGGTGCCCTCGCTCATCCGCGGTATCTACCGCTACCACGTCAAGAGCATGGGCTGGCGCGACATCGGCTACAACTTCCTCGTCGACAAGTGCGGAAACATCTACGAGGGACGCGCCGGGGGAGTGGCGAAGCCGGTCCTCGGTGCCCACACTCTCGGTTTCAACACCAACAGCATGGGCATCGCCGTCCTCGGCAGCTACGGCTCCACCAAGCCGACCAAGGCGTCGGTGAAGGCCGTGGCCCGGCTCACGGCGTGGAAACTGGGTCTCTTCGGCGTCAATCCGCGCGGAAAGACATACCTGAAGTCCGCCGGTGGCAATCTCTACCGAAAGGGAAAGAACGTACGACTGAATGCGATCTCCGGCCATCGGGACGGCTTCCTGACGGAGTGCCCGGGACGGCAGCTCTACCGCAAACTCGGCACGGCCCGCGCCACGGCGGCCCGCTACCAGGGACGTTGA
- a CDS encoding WhiB family transcriptional regulator translates to MTELVQQLLVDDADEELGWQERALCAQTDPESFFPEKGGSTREAKKVCLACEVRSECLEYALANDERFGIWGGLSERERRRLKKAAV, encoded by the coding sequence ATGACCGAGCTGGTGCAGCAACTGCTGGTCGACGACGCGGACGAGGAACTCGGCTGGCAGGAGCGCGCGCTGTGCGCCCAGACCGACCCCGAGTCCTTCTTCCCCGAGAAGGGCGGCTCCACGCGCGAGGCCAAGAAGGTCTGCCTCGCCTGTGAGGTCCGCTCCGAGTGCCTCGAGTACGCCCTCGCCAACGACGAGCGCTTCGGCATCTGGGGCGGCCTGTCCGAGCGTGAGCGCCGCCGACTGAAGAAGGCGGCCGTCTGA
- a CDS encoding coenzyme F420-0:L-glutamate ligase: MSEVSADGYRVWAVSGIPEVQRGDDLAKLIAAAEPGLVDGDVLLVTSKIVSKADGRIVEASDREAAIDAETVRVVARRGALRIVENRQGLVMAAAGVDASNTPAGTVLLLPEDPDASARAIRDGLRDALGVDVGVVVTDTFGRPWRSGLTDVAIGAAGVRVLDDLRGGTDAYGNPLSATVVATADELAAAGDLVKGKAAGLPVAVVRGLAHVVAEDHGAGARALVRGARDDMFRLGTSEAVREAVTQRRTVRAFTDEPVDPGAVRRAVAAAVTAPAPHHTTPWRFVLLESEESRTRLLDAMRDAWVADLRRDGKSEESIAKRVRRGDVLRNAPYLVVPCLVTDGAHTYGDVRRDAAEREMFVVAAGAGVQNFLVALAGERLGSAWVSSTMFCRDVVREVLGIPEDWDPMGAVAVGHPAEEPRARPERDAGGFIAVR; the protein is encoded by the coding sequence TTGAGCGAGGTGTCTGCCGACGGCTACCGGGTCTGGGCCGTCTCCGGTATTCCCGAGGTCCAGCGGGGCGACGACCTCGCGAAGCTGATCGCCGCCGCCGAACCCGGGCTGGTCGACGGGGATGTCCTCCTCGTCACCTCGAAGATCGTGTCCAAGGCGGACGGGCGGATCGTGGAGGCGAGTGATCGCGAAGCCGCGATCGACGCGGAGACCGTACGGGTCGTGGCGCGTCGCGGCGCGCTGCGTATCGTCGAGAACCGGCAGGGGCTGGTGATGGCCGCCGCCGGCGTCGACGCCTCCAACACCCCGGCCGGGACCGTGCTGTTGCTGCCCGAGGACCCGGACGCGTCCGCGCGGGCCATCCGGGACGGGCTGCGGGACGCCCTCGGCGTCGACGTCGGGGTCGTGGTCACCGACACCTTCGGGCGCCCCTGGCGCTCCGGGCTCACGGACGTGGCGATCGGCGCCGCGGGCGTGCGTGTGCTCGACGATCTGCGCGGGGGCACGGACGCGTACGGCAATCCGCTCAGCGCGACCGTCGTGGCGACCGCGGACGAACTTGCCGCCGCCGGTGACCTGGTGAAGGGCAAGGCCGCCGGGCTGCCCGTCGCCGTCGTGCGCGGGCTGGCGCACGTGGTGGCCGAGGATCACGGGGCGGGGGCTCGGGCCCTGGTGCGTGGCGCGCGTGACGACATGTTCCGGCTGGGGACGTCGGAGGCCGTACGGGAGGCGGTCACCCAGCGGCGTACCGTACGGGCCTTCACGGACGAGCCCGTCGACCCCGGGGCCGTGCGGCGGGCGGTCGCGGCGGCCGTGACGGCGCCGGCGCCGCATCACACGACGCCCTGGAGGTTCGTGCTGCTGGAGTCGGAGGAGTCGCGGACACGGCTGCTCGACGCGATGCGCGACGCGTGGGTCGCCGATCTGCGGCGGGACGGCAAGAGCGAGGAGTCCATCGCCAAGCGGGTGCGGCGCGGGGATGTGCTGCGGAACGCGCCGTATCTGGTCGTGCCCTGTCTGGTGACGGACGGGGCGCATACGTACGGGGATGTGCGGCGGGATGCCGCTGAGCGGGAGATGTTCGTCGTCGCCGCCGGGGCCGGAGTGCAGAACTTCCTGGTCGCGCTGGCCGGGGAGCGGCTGGGCTCGGCGTGGGTGTCCTCGACCATGTTCTGCCGGGATGTGGTGCGGGAGGTGCTCGGGATACCGGAGGACTGGGATCCGATGGGGGCGGTGGCGGTCGGTCATCCGGCGGAGGAACCGCGGGCGCGGCCGGAGCGGGATGCGGGGGGTTTCATCGCGGTGCGGTGA
- a CDS encoding DNA-3-methyladenine glycosylase, which produces MAGRFAPRPTRTTVRGGQVAVPAGVPRQAVAPAKVRTVVPDGPLDLGLVLGPLRRGPGDPTFRAMPDGSVWRACRTPAGAGTLRVTARGAEVRGEAWGPGAEWLLEQLPELLGAADDPSVFVPRHRLVAVVRHRRPGLRLTRTGLVLESLIPSILEQKVTADEAYRAWRLLVRRFGEPAPGPAPDRMCVMPDAGTWRLIPSWEWHRAGVDNKRASTILRAVRVAGRLEEAVRMPPAQAQARLEVVSGIGPWTSAEVVQRSHGAADAVTVGDLHLPGIVGWALAGDRDADDSVMLELLEPYAGQRHRAARLILLSGRVPARRAPRMPRGDIGRL; this is translated from the coding sequence GTGGCAGGACGTTTCGCTCCGCGGCCCACGCGTACGACTGTGCGCGGCGGGCAGGTCGCTGTGCCTGCGGGTGTGCCGCGGCAGGCTGTCGCTCCCGCGAAGGTGCGGACGGTGGTGCCGGACGGACCGCTCGATCTCGGGCTGGTGCTGGGGCCGCTGCGGCGTGGGCCTGGGGATCCGACGTTCCGGGCGATGCCGGACGGGTCCGTGTGGCGGGCCTGCCGCACGCCTGCCGGGGCCGGGACGCTGCGGGTCACCGCGCGGGGTGCCGAAGTTCGGGGCGAGGCGTGGGGGCCCGGGGCGGAGTGGCTGCTGGAGCAGTTGCCGGAGTTGCTCGGGGCCGCCGACGATCCGTCCGTCTTCGTGCCGCGGCATCGGCTGGTGGCGGTGGTTCGGCATCGGCGGCCGGGGTTGCGGTTGACGCGGACCGGGTTGGTGCTGGAGTCGTTGATTCCGTCGATTCTGGAGCAGAAGGTCACCGCTGATGAGGCGTATCGGGCGTGGCGGTTGCTGGTACGGAGGTTCGGGGAGCCGGCGCCGGGGCCCGCGCCGGACCGGATGTGTGTGATGCCGGATGCGGGGACCTGGCGGCTGATTCCGTCCTGGGAGTGGCATCGGGCCGGGGTCGACAACAAGCGGGCGTCGACGATTCTGCGGGCTGTACGGGTCGCTGGGCGGTTGGAGGAGGCAGTGCGGATGCCTCCGGCTCAGGCGCAGGCTCGGTTGGAGGTCGTGTCGGGGATCGGGCCGTGGACGTCTGCGGAGGTTGTGCAGCGGAGTCATGGGGCGGCGGATGCCGTGACTGTGGGGGATCTGCATCTGCCGGGGATCGTGGGGTGGGCGTTGGCCGGGGATCGGGATGCGGATGACTCCGTGATGCTGGAGTTGCTGGAGCCGTATGCGGGGCAGCGGCATCGGGCGGCTCGGTTGATTCTGCTGAGTGGGCGAGTGCCCGCGCGGCGGGCGCCGCGGATGCCTCGGGGGGATATCGGGCGGTTGTGA
- a CDS encoding NDP-sugar synthase gives MTEAILLVGGKGTRLRPLTVHTPKPMVPAAGVPFLTHQLARARAAGVEHIVLATSYLAEVFEPYFGDGSALGLHLEYVTEEEPLGTGGAIRNVASRLHSAPDDPVLIFNGDILTGLDIKALVRTHESTGADVSLHLTKVTDPRAYGLVPTDETGRVTAFLEKPQTPEEIVTDQINAGAYVFRRSLIDTIPANRPVSVERETFPDLLSAGAHLQGMVDSTYWLDLGTPAAFVRGSADLVLGRAPSPAVPGRCGDRLILPTATVAADAKLTGGTVVGEGAFVAEGARVFGSTILPGAVIEPGAIITDSLIGTRARVGERSVLTGTVIGDGAVIGADNELREGARVWCDARIPAGAVRFSPDL, from the coding sequence GTGACAGAAGCGATCCTCCTGGTCGGCGGCAAGGGCACTCGGCTGCGTCCGCTCACCGTGCACACGCCCAAGCCCATGGTTCCGGCGGCCGGAGTCCCCTTCCTCACGCACCAGTTGGCGAGAGCGAGAGCCGCGGGCGTCGAGCACATCGTCCTGGCGACCTCGTACCTGGCCGAGGTCTTCGAGCCGTACTTCGGCGACGGCTCCGCGCTCGGACTCCACCTGGAGTACGTGACGGAGGAGGAGCCCCTCGGCACGGGCGGCGCGATCCGCAACGTCGCGTCCCGGCTGCACTCCGCGCCCGACGATCCCGTCCTCATCTTCAACGGCGACATCCTGACCGGCCTGGACATCAAGGCACTGGTCCGCACCCACGAGTCGACCGGCGCGGACGTCTCCCTCCACCTGACGAAGGTGACGGACCCGAGGGCGTACGGCCTGGTCCCCACGGACGAGACGGGCCGGGTGACAGCCTTCCTGGAGAAGCCGCAGACCCCCGAAGAAATCGTCACCGACCAGATCAACGCGGGTGCATACGTCTTCCGCCGCTCGCTCATCGACACGATCCCGGCGAACCGCCCGGTCTCGGTGGAGCGCGAGACCTTCCCGGACCTCCTCTCCGCCGGAGCCCACCTGCAGGGCATGGTCGACTCGACGTACTGGCTGGACCTGGGCACCCCGGCCGCCTTCGTCCGCGGCTCGGCGGACCTGGTCCTGGGCCGCGCCCCGTCCCCCGCCGTCCCCGGCCGCTGCGGCGACCGCCTGATCCTCCCCACGGCCACGGTCGCCGCCGACGCCAAGCTGACGGGCGGCACGGTGGTGGGCGAGGGCGCCTTCGTCGCGGAGGGTGCGAGGGTCTTCGGCAGCACGATCCTCCCCGGCGCCGTCATCGAACCCGGCGCGATCATCACCGACTCCCTCATCGGCACCCGCGCCCGCGTCGGCGAACGCTCCGTCCTCACCGGCACGGTCATCGGCGACGGCGCGGTCATCGGCGCCGACAACGAGCTCAGGGAGGGCGCACGGGTGTGGTGCGACGCCCGAATCCCGGCGGGAGCGGTCCGCTTCTCCCCGGACCTGTAG